In Flavobacterium sp. N3904, one DNA window encodes the following:
- a CDS encoding RNA methyltransferase: protein MRKLENNELERKSIADFKKSDKTPLILVLDDIRSLHNIGSVFRTADAFLIEKIILCGITATPPNKEIHKTALGATETVTWEHQENVLEVIANLKKENITTLAIEQVESAIFLQDFKVKKDQKYALVFGNEVYGVAQDAVALCDGCIEIPQLGTKHSLNISVSAGIVVWDLFCKINMNQ from the coding sequence ATGAGAAAGCTAGAAAACAATGAATTAGAACGAAAATCAATAGCTGATTTTAAAAAATCAGACAAAACACCTTTAATTCTAGTATTAGATGATATTCGTAGTTTGCATAATATTGGTTCGGTTTTTAGAACAGCAGATGCTTTTTTGATAGAAAAAATAATTCTATGCGGTATTACGGCTACACCCCCCAATAAAGAAATTCACAAAACTGCCCTCGGAGCCACCGAAACGGTTACTTGGGAGCATCAAGAAAATGTATTGGAAGTTATTGCTAATCTAAAAAAAGAAAACATAACTACCTTGGCTATTGAACAGGTGGAAAGCGCCATTTTTCTTCAAGATTTTAAAGTAAAAAAAGACCAAAAATACGCCTTAGTATTTGGAAATGAAGTATATGGAGTTGCGCAGGATGCGGTTGCTTTGTGTGATGGTTGTATAGAAATTCCGCAATTGGGTACCAAGCATTCTTTAAATATTTCGGTAAGTGCCGGGATTGTGGTTTGGGATTTGTTTTGTAAAATCAATATGAATCAGTAA
- a CDS encoding DUF1573 domain-containing protein, which produces MKKIFLLAMLTVLGVTTSNAQETSKKSKKATTTAALPTVDGAGMVFASETIDYGTIAHNADGNRQFTFTNNGNKPLIITNTQGSCGCTVPTTPKEPIAPGAKGVIGVKYATDRVGPFTKTVTVTSNAEGKPSVVLTIKGTVLPDAAPAATKS; this is translated from the coding sequence ATGAAAAAAATATTTCTATTAGCTATGCTAACTGTTTTAGGAGTAACTACTTCTAATGCCCAAGAAACTTCAAAGAAAAGTAAAAAAGCCACAACAACAGCAGCACTTCCTACAGTAGATGGAGCAGGAATGGTTTTTGCAAGTGAAACTATCGATTACGGTACCATTGCACACAACGCTGATGGAAATCGTCAATTTACATTTACAAATAATGGAAACAAACCATTAATCATTACAAACACACAAGGATCTTGTGGATGTACTGTGCCTACTACACCAAAGGAACCAATTGCACCAGGAGCAAAAGGAGTTATTGGAGTAAAATATGCAACAGACAGAGTTGGTCCATTTACAAAAACAGTTACAGTAACTTCAAATGCTGAAGGAAAACCAAGCGTTGTTCTTACTATCAAAGGAACTGTATTGCCAGATGCTGCACCAGCTGCTACAAAAAGCTAA
- the mutS gene encoding DNA mismatch repair protein MutS, with translation MATKDKTVKETPLMKQYNEIKRKYPDACLLFRVGDFYETFGEDAVRASKILGITLTKRGAGSETETALAGFPHHSINTYLPKLVKAGLRVAICDQLEDPKMTKTIVKRGVTELVTPGVSMNDEVLQSKTNNFLAAIYFANKTIGISFLDVSTGEFLTAQGNAEYIDKLLQNFNPSEVLIPKNNKSDFREIFGEDFHNFYLEDWIFKEDYAFETLTKHFQTVSLKGFGIEELNEGIIASGAILYYLSETQHNRVQHITSIQRIAEDAYVWMDRFTIRNLELYHSYNPNAVTLLDVIDKTLSPMGGRLLKRWLALPLKDNNKIKSRHQVVAYLKENQDILKNIQYQIKQISDLERLISKIATGKVSPREVVYLKESLDAIIPIKTLALASPQEAVKVIGDSLHSCDLLREKIKTTLNQDAPVAVAKGNAIAKGINEELDDLRAISTSGKQFLEGIEKRESERTGISSLKISFNNVFGYYIEVRNTHKDKVPAEWIRKQTLVSAERYITEELKEYETKILGAEEKIQKIESDLFEQLVSWIATYIKPVQMNANLVAQLDCLCSFTQLAIENKYVCPDLDETFELDIKNGRHPVIEKQLPVGMPYIANDVFLDRETQQLIMITGPNMSGKSAILRQTALIVLLAQMGSFVPAESVRMGIVDKIFTRVGASDNISMGESTFMVEMNETASILNNISDRSLVLLDEIGRGTSTYDGISIAWAIAEFLHEHPSKPKTLFATHYHELNEMSESLPRIQNYNVSVKELKDTVLFIRKLVKGGSAHSFGIHVAKMAGMPQIVILKAQKMLKKLEKNHSSDALNGIKADKEEMQMSFFNLDDPLLEEIKDEIVNLDINTITPVEALMKLNEIKRMLSRK, from the coding sequence TTGGCAACTAAAGATAAGACAGTTAAAGAGACTCCGTTAATGAAACAATACAACGAAATCAAGAGGAAATATCCGGATGCATGTTTGTTGTTTCGTGTAGGCGATTTTTATGAGACTTTTGGAGAAGACGCCGTTCGGGCTTCTAAAATTCTTGGAATAACATTAACCAAAAGAGGTGCAGGATCGGAAACAGAAACTGCCCTGGCCGGTTTTCCACATCATTCGATAAATACGTATTTGCCAAAATTAGTCAAAGCTGGTCTTCGTGTCGCAATTTGTGATCAGCTTGAAGATCCAAAAATGACAAAAACGATTGTAAAACGTGGTGTTACAGAATTGGTAACTCCAGGCGTTTCTATGAATGATGAAGTCTTGCAATCCAAAACCAATAACTTTTTGGCAGCTATTTATTTCGCCAATAAAACAATCGGAATTTCTTTTTTGGACGTGTCTACAGGAGAGTTTCTTACGGCTCAGGGAAATGCGGAGTATATTGACAAATTACTTCAGAATTTTAATCCAAGTGAGGTTTTGATTCCGAAAAATAATAAAAGTGATTTTCGTGAAATTTTTGGTGAAGATTTTCATAATTTCTATTTAGAAGATTGGATTTTTAAAGAAGATTATGCTTTTGAAACCTTAACCAAACATTTTCAAACGGTTTCACTAAAAGGTTTTGGAATCGAAGAATTAAACGAAGGAATCATTGCTTCGGGTGCCATTTTATATTACTTATCCGAAACACAACACAATAGAGTACAGCACATTACATCTATTCAGCGAATTGCCGAAGATGCTTACGTCTGGATGGATCGATTTACCATACGCAATCTCGAATTATATCATAGTTACAATCCAAATGCAGTCACACTTTTGGATGTGATTGACAAAACGCTTTCGCCAATGGGAGGACGTTTACTCAAACGTTGGCTGGCATTACCATTAAAGGATAATAATAAAATCAAGAGCCGCCATCAGGTAGTGGCTTATTTAAAAGAAAACCAAGATATTCTAAAAAACATTCAATATCAAATCAAACAAATTTCGGATTTAGAGCGATTAATTTCCAAAATTGCCACAGGTAAAGTTTCCCCAAGGGAAGTGGTGTATTTGAAAGAGTCTTTAGATGCCATTATTCCAATTAAAACTTTAGCGTTAGCGAGTCCTCAAGAAGCGGTAAAAGTAATTGGAGATAGTTTACACAGTTGTGATTTGTTGCGCGAAAAGATAAAAACCACCCTGAATCAAGATGCTCCTGTGGCCGTTGCCAAAGGAAATGCAATAGCCAAGGGAATCAATGAAGAGTTGGACGATTTACGTGCTATTTCAACTTCAGGAAAACAATTTCTGGAAGGAATCGAAAAAAGAGAATCAGAACGAACAGGAATTTCTTCTTTGAAAATATCATTCAATAATGTTTTTGGATATTACATAGAAGTTCGAAATACCCATAAAGACAAAGTGCCTGCAGAATGGATTAGAAAACAAACATTGGTTAGCGCCGAACGTTATATTACCGAGGAGTTAAAAGAATACGAAACCAAAATCCTTGGCGCCGAAGAAAAAATTCAAAAAATAGAATCCGATTTATTCGAACAATTAGTAAGTTGGATTGCCACTTACATCAAGCCTGTTCAAATGAATGCCAATTTAGTAGCACAATTGGACTGCTTGTGCTCCTTTACCCAATTGGCTATCGAAAATAAATATGTTTGCCCGGATTTAGATGAAACATTCGAACTGGACATCAAAAACGGAAGACACCCAGTCATCGAGAAGCAACTGCCAGTTGGAATGCCTTATATTGCCAATGATGTTTTCTTGGATAGAGAAACCCAACAGTTAATTATGATTACCGGACCAAACATGTCGGGTAAATCGGCAATATTGCGTCAAACCGCCTTAATTGTATTATTAGCCCAAATGGGAAGTTTTGTACCTGCCGAAAGTGTTCGAATGGGAATTGTAGACAAAATATTCACGAGAGTGGGTGCAAGTGATAATATTTCGATGGGCGAATCTACTTTTATGGTCGAAATGAACGAAACTGCCTCCATCCTAAATAATATTTCTGATAGAAGTCTGGTGCTGTTGGACGAAATTGGAAGAGGAACCAGCACCTACGATGGAATTTCAATCGCATGGGCAATAGCGGAATTTTTACACGAACATCCTTCAAAACCCAAAACCTTATTTGCCACTCATTATCATGAATTGAATGAAATGAGCGAATCGTTACCTCGAATTCAGAATTACAATGTGTCCGTAAAGGAACTAAAAGACACAGTGCTTTTTATTCGAAAACTAGTAAAAGGAGGAAGTGCACACAGTTTTGGTATTCATGTCGCAAAAATGGCAGGAATGCCACAAATCGTTATTTTGAAAGCACAAAAAATGTTAAAGAAGCTAGAGAAAAACCATTCCAGCGATGCTCTTAACGGAATTAAAGCCGATAAGGAAGAAATGCAAATGAGCTTCTTTAATCTTGATGATCCACTCTTGGAAGAAATCAAAGATGAAATTGTAAATTTGGACATTAACACCATTACTCCTGTTGAAGCTTTAATGAAACTCAACGAGATTAAACGAATGCTATCCAGAAAATAA
- a CDS encoding DUF1508 domain-containing protein: MGAFVISKRFDDQYKFVFTSRKGKVIFTSMRYELKFECEEAIEYFKNNIELATFTKFKSPGNKYFFKLFLDGAQIALSRKYTTELRVQKGIDEIIKYASVSEILDFSDDDLIFTA; encoded by the coding sequence ATGGGCGCTTTTGTTATAAGTAAAAGGTTTGATGACCAGTATAAATTTGTATTTACTTCAAGAAAAGGAAAAGTAATCTTTACAAGTATGAGATATGAACTTAAATTCGAATGTGAAGAAGCGATAGAATATTTCAAAAACAACATCGAATTGGCAACTTTTACCAAATTCAAATCACCTGGTAATAAGTATTTTTTTAAGTTATTTTTGGACGGAGCCCAAATTGCATTAAGCAGAAAATACACAACTGAATTAAGAGTTCAAAAAGGAATCGATGAAATCATAAAATACGCCTCAGTTTCTGAAATATTAGACTTTTCTGATGACGATCTAATTTTTACAGCTTGA
- a CDS encoding 3-deoxy-D-manno-octulosonic acid transferase: MHFLYNLTIRIAQFLLKIIALFSPKMKLFVDGRKDVFKILEQKIAAQDQTIWFHAASLGEYEQGLPVIEKIKNNYPDHKIIITFFSPSGYEVRKNNTVADVTLYLPLDTPKYAKRFLELVHPDLVFFIKYEFWINYLYQLRKQNIPTYLISGIFREKQLFFKWYGEFYRKALDTFTHFFVQNKDSKRLITQLGMTNVTVSGDTRFDRVVAILEKDNHLDFIAKFKGDSVTIVVGSSWPKDEILLIDFINNCALKNVKFIIAPHNIKKEQIQQLKKSIANKVVLFSEKEDKDLSQYDVFIIDTVGILTKIYSYADIAYVGGGFGNPGVHNILEPATFGVPIVIGPNYSHFAEATALVALGGCTSVSNYEELELAINDLLDSKKARDEKGIICNNFVQSNKGATSCIISKIISI, from the coding sequence ATGCATTTTCTTTATAATTTAACTATTCGAATAGCCCAGTTTTTATTAAAAATTATTGCGCTTTTCAGTCCAAAAATGAAACTTTTTGTTGACGGCAGAAAAGATGTTTTTAAGATTTTGGAACAAAAAATAGCTGCTCAGGATCAAACCATCTGGTTTCACGCTGCTTCTTTAGGCGAGTATGAACAAGGTTTGCCTGTAATTGAAAAAATTAAAAACAACTATCCTGATCATAAAATTATAATTACTTTTTTCTCTCCTTCAGGTTACGAAGTGCGAAAAAACAATACTGTAGCCGATGTGACGCTCTATTTGCCTTTGGACACTCCAAAATACGCGAAACGGTTTTTAGAATTAGTGCATCCCGATCTTGTTTTCTTTATCAAGTATGAGTTTTGGATTAACTATTTGTATCAACTTCGAAAACAAAACATACCTACTTATTTGATTTCGGGAATCTTTAGAGAAAAACAATTATTTTTTAAATGGTATGGTGAATTCTACAGAAAAGCATTGGATACATTCACTCACTTTTTTGTTCAAAATAAGGATTCAAAAAGACTTATAACGCAATTGGGAATGACAAACGTTACTGTTTCGGGAGATACTAGATTTGATAGGGTAGTGGCTATTTTAGAAAAAGACAATCACTTGGATTTTATAGCTAAATTTAAAGGGGATAGTGTGACAATAGTTGTGGGGAGTTCGTGGCCAAAAGATGAAATTTTGTTAATTGATTTTATTAATAATTGTGCTTTAAAAAATGTCAAATTTATAATTGCTCCACACAATATAAAAAAGGAGCAAATTCAACAATTGAAAAAAAGCATTGCAAATAAAGTAGTTTTATTTTCTGAAAAAGAGGATAAAGATTTATCGCAATATGATGTGTTTATAATTGATACTGTCGGAATTCTTACCAAAATATACAGTTATGCTGATATAGCTTATGTTGGAGGGGGATTTGGTAATCCAGGTGTCCATAATATATTGGAGCCAGCTACTTTTGGTGTTCCAATTGTGATTGGGCCGAATTATTCTCATTTTGCAGAAGCAACAGCTTTGGTGGCGTTGGGAGGTTGTACTTCTGTTTCTAATTACGAGGAATTAGAACTTGCTATTAATGATTTACTTGATTCAAAAAAGGCAAGGGACGAAAAGGGGATTATTTGTAACAATTTTGTCCAAAGTAATAAAGGGGCAACTAGTTGTATAATTTCAAAAATAATTTCTATTTAA
- a CDS encoding DegT/DnrJ/EryC1/StrS family aminotransferase, with the protein MKKIQMVDLKSQYDKIAATVNASIQEVLDTNTYINGPQVHAFQKSLEEYLDVKHVIPCANGTDALQIAMMGLDLKPGDEVITADFTFAATVEVIALLQLTPVLVDVDLVNMNISIEAIKKAITPKTKAIVPVHLFGRAANMEAIMAIAKEHNLYVIEDNAQAIGANCKFSDGTKKKAGTIGHVSSTSFFPSKNLGCYGDGGAIFTNDDALAHKLRGIVNHGMYERYHHDVVGVNSRLDSIQAAVLNAKLPFLDDYGKARQNAARKYTAAFEGHKNIVAPSICDNCDCHVFHQYTLRITDADRNGLMQHLLDKGIPCAIYYPIPLHSQKAYLDVRYKEEDFPVTNQLVKEVISLPMHTELDDEQIKFITDSVLEYLK; encoded by the coding sequence ATGAAAAAAATACAAATGGTTGACTTAAAAAGTCAATACGATAAAATCGCAGCAACAGTAAACGCTTCGATTCAAGAAGTTTTGGACACCAACACTTATATCAACGGACCTCAGGTTCATGCATTTCAAAAATCACTAGAAGAATATTTAGATGTTAAGCACGTAATTCCATGTGCCAACGGAACCGATGCCTTACAAATCGCCATGATGGGATTGGACTTAAAACCGGGTGACGAAGTCATTACAGCCGATTTTACTTTTGCAGCCACTGTTGAAGTAATTGCTTTGTTGCAATTGACGCCAGTTTTGGTTGATGTGGATTTGGTAAACATGAACATCTCTATTGAAGCTATCAAAAAAGCAATTACACCAAAAACCAAAGCAATTGTTCCTGTTCATTTATTTGGTCGTGCCGCCAATATGGAAGCTATTATGGCTATTGCCAAAGAGCATAATTTATATGTTATAGAAGATAATGCACAAGCCATTGGAGCCAATTGTAAATTCTCGGATGGAACAAAAAAGAAAGCAGGAACTATTGGGCATGTCTCTTCAACTTCTTTCTTTCCTTCAAAAAATCTAGGGTGTTATGGTGACGGTGGAGCAATTTTTACCAATGATGATGCTTTGGCACACAAACTACGCGGTATTGTAAATCACGGAATGTACGAGCGTTACCATCATGATGTTGTAGGAGTCAATTCTCGTTTGGATAGTATTCAAGCAGCGGTTCTTAATGCTAAGTTGCCCTTTTTAGATGATTACGGAAAAGCGAGACAAAACGCAGCCAGAAAATATACAGCTGCTTTTGAAGGACACAAAAATATTGTTGCTCCAAGTATTTGTGATAATTGTGATTGCCACGTTTTTCATCAATATACATTGCGAATTACAGATGCTGACAGAAACGGATTGATGCAGCATTTGCTGGACAAAGGAATTCCATGTGCGATTTACTATCCGATTCCTTTGCATTCTCAAAAAGCTTATTTGGATGTACGTTATAAAGAGGAAGATTTCCCAGTAACAAATCAACTCGTAAAGGAAGTTATTTCATTGCCGATGCATACCGAGTTAGACGATGAACAAATCAAATTTATAACGGATAGCGTTTTAGAATATTTAAAATAA
- the galE gene encoding UDP-glucose 4-epimerase GalE, whose product MKILVTGGLGFIGSHTVVELQNEGFEVVIVDNLSNSSKEVLKGIVSITGKMPLFEKLDLRVKQSVQDFFKKHDDVAGVIHFAASKAVGESVENPLLYYENNIAALVYILQELEKKPKANFIFSSSCTVYGQAEKMPITENAPLQQPMSPYGNTKKIGEEIINDVAKATNINAILLRYFNPIGSHPSAEIGELPLGVPQNLVPFITQTGFGLRKELSVFGNDYPTPDGTCIRDYIHVVDLAKAHVIALQRLLNNKNLDKVETFNLGTGTGSSVLEVIRSFEKVSGKKLPYKIVPRREGDITEAYANTDKANTILGWKAQSSLDEAMASAWKWEQKIRG is encoded by the coding sequence ATGAAAATACTAGTAACAGGAGGTTTAGGATTTATCGGTTCGCATACAGTTGTCGAATTACAAAACGAAGGTTTTGAAGTGGTAATTGTTGATAATCTATCCAATTCTTCGAAAGAAGTTTTAAAAGGAATTGTCTCAATTACTGGTAAAATGCCCCTATTCGAAAAATTGGATTTGCGAGTAAAACAAAGTGTACAGGATTTTTTTAAAAAACACGACGATGTTGCTGGTGTAATACATTTTGCAGCATCCAAAGCTGTTGGAGAAAGCGTAGAAAATCCTTTATTGTATTATGAAAACAATATTGCTGCACTAGTATATATTTTGCAGGAATTAGAAAAAAAACCAAAAGCCAATTTTATTTTCAGTTCGTCTTGTACAGTTTACGGTCAAGCTGAAAAAATGCCAATTACCGAAAATGCTCCTTTACAACAACCAATGTCACCTTACGGGAATACCAAGAAAATAGGCGAAGAAATCATAAACGATGTAGCAAAAGCAACTAATATTAATGCAATATTGTTACGCTACTTCAACCCAATTGGATCTCATCCTTCTGCCGAAATTGGAGAATTGCCACTAGGAGTCCCTCAAAATTTAGTGCCTTTTATAACTCAAACCGGTTTTGGTTTGCGCAAAGAATTATCTGTTTTTGGAAATGATTATCCTACGCCTGACGGAACCTGCATTCGGGATTATATACATGTAGTCGATTTGGCAAAAGCTCATGTAATTGCCTTACAACGTTTGTTAAACAATAAGAATCTGGATAAAGTAGAGACATTCAATCTGGGAACAGGAACAGGAAGTTCAGTTCTGGAAGTGATTCGAAGCTTTGAAAAAGTAAGTGGCAAAAAACTTCCCTATAAAATTGTTCCCCGCAGAGAAGGCGATATTACCGAAGCTTATGCTAATACCGATAAGGCCAATACCATATTGGGATGGAAAGCACAATCTTCGTTGGATGAAGCCATGGCAAGTGCCTGGAAATGGGAACAGAAAATTAGAGGATAG
- the fabD gene encoding ACP S-malonyltransferase, whose protein sequence is MKAYVFPGQGAQFTGMGKDLYENSPLAKELFEKANEILGFRITDIMFEGTAEELKETKVTQPAVFLHSVILAKNLEDFKPEMVAGHSLGEFSALVANGALSFEDGLKLVSQRALAMQKACEIKPSTMAAVLGLADNIVEEVCASIDGVVVAANYNCPGQLVISGETSAVEKACEAMKAAGAKRALLLPVGGAFHSPMMEPAREELAAAIEATTFSTPICPVYQNVTATAVSDANEIKKNLIIQLTAPVRWTQSVQQMISDGATLFTEVGPGKVLAGLIGKIDKEAVTANA, encoded by the coding sequence ATGAAGGCATACGTATTTCCAGGTCAAGGTGCGCAATTTACAGGAATGGGCAAAGACTTATATGAAAACTCTCCATTAGCAAAGGAATTATTCGAAAAAGCAAATGAAATTTTAGGTTTCCGCATTACCGACATTATGTTTGAAGGTACGGCAGAAGAATTGAAAGAAACCAAAGTGACACAACCAGCTGTTTTTTTACACTCGGTTATTTTGGCTAAAAATCTTGAAGATTTCAAACCAGAAATGGTTGCTGGACACTCATTGGGTGAATTTTCGGCATTGGTTGCCAATGGTGCTTTGTCTTTTGAAGACGGATTGAAATTGGTTTCTCAACGTGCTTTAGCCATGCAAAAAGCCTGTGAAATTAAACCTTCTACAATGGCAGCGGTATTAGGATTGGCCGATAATATTGTGGAAGAAGTTTGTGCATCAATCGACGGTGTTGTGGTTGCTGCCAATTATAATTGTCCTGGACAATTGGTGATTTCGGGAGAAACATCAGCAGTAGAAAAAGCCTGCGAAGCAATGAAAGCAGCTGGTGCAAAACGTGCTTTATTATTGCCAGTTGGAGGTGCTTTTCACTCTCCAATGATGGAACCTGCAAGAGAAGAACTGGCTGCTGCTATTGAAGCGACTACGTTCTCAACTCCGATTTGTCCTGTGTATCAAAATGTAACGGCAACTGCTGTTTCTGATGCAAATGAAATTAAGAAAAACTTGATTATTCAATTGACAGCTCCGGTACGTTGGACGCAATCAGTTCAACAAATGATTTCTGATGGCGCTACTTTGTTTACCGAAGTTGGTCCAGGAAAAGTGTTGGCTGGTTTGATTGGAAAAATTGATAAAGAAGCTGTGACTGCTAATGCATAA
- a CDS encoding glycoside hydrolase family 130 protein produces the protein MKVSVTRKNVKFLPDSSRVVARYFNSGEQRTKELIGRILVMSNYDVSHTLEQINRGFARRHRNISAIFYKHYDFIKPIITEMQINEADLSEERKMLIGSYLTMEYSIESSAFFNPSIVEDFDQSSLEKGEKRVVISFRATGEGHVSSIVFRRGIIDKDNNLRMMRIGDDIEKAEILHKMMFNKKKIIAKLTEMHTLDIYSSIMCDLPEVFEYSAFKEILNIELANPNINLEKKEAYEEVLWLLNSFYDIQFKHDSDISERVIFPISDAESRGIEDARFVRFVDDDNSEIVMGTYTAYNGHSILSKLITTEDFYTFRVMPLYGEGSQSKGMALFPKKIKGKYAMLGRIDGVNNYLMYSARPNEWKNPQIIQRPEYPWEFTQIGNCGSPLWTTEGWLVITHGVGAMRRYCVGASLFDLDDPSKEIGRLTEPLLSPLEDEREGYVPNVVYSCGSIIHNNCLILPYAVSDYSSTYAVIDLAELLEALKDSKK, from the coding sequence ATGAAAGTTTCTGTTACAAGAAAAAATGTAAAGTTTTTACCTGATTCTAGTAGAGTTGTTGCTAGATATTTTAATAGTGGAGAACAACGAACCAAAGAGTTAATCGGTCGGATATTGGTTATGAGCAATTATGATGTTAGTCATACTTTGGAACAAATTAACAGAGGTTTTGCAAGACGTCATCGGAATATTTCGGCTATATTTTATAAGCATTATGATTTTATTAAGCCCATAATTACTGAAATGCAAATAAACGAAGCGGATTTATCTGAAGAAAGAAAAATGCTTATTGGTTCCTATCTAACTATGGAGTATTCTATCGAATCATCTGCTTTTTTTAATCCTTCAATTGTAGAAGATTTTGACCAATCGAGTTTGGAAAAAGGAGAAAAACGAGTGGTAATTTCTTTTCGGGCTACAGGAGAAGGTCATGTTTCTTCGATAGTGTTTAGAAGAGGAATTATTGATAAAGACAATAATCTAAGGATGATGCGAATTGGCGATGATATTGAAAAGGCAGAGATTTTGCATAAAATGATGTTCAATAAAAAGAAGATTATTGCTAAGCTGACAGAAATGCACACTCTAGATATCTATTCTTCAATAATGTGTGATTTACCCGAAGTGTTTGAATACTCAGCCTTTAAAGAAATTTTAAATATTGAATTAGCAAACCCAAATATTAATCTGGAGAAAAAAGAGGCTTATGAGGAAGTGCTTTGGTTGCTGAATTCCTTTTATGACATTCAATTCAAACACGATTCAGATATTTCAGAACGCGTTATTTTTCCAATATCCGATGCAGAAAGCCGCGGTATAGAAGATGCCCGTTTTGTACGCTTTGTAGATGATGATAATTCAGAAATTGTAATGGGCACCTATACTGCTTATAATGGGCACTCCATACTTTCAAAATTAATTACAACTGAAGATTTTTATACGTTTCGAGTGATGCCTTTGTATGGCGAAGGATCTCAAAGCAAAGGAATGGCTTTATTCCCAAAAAAAATAAAAGGAAAATACGCCATGTTAGGCAGAATAGACGGTGTCAATAATTATCTAATGTATTCGGCACGTCCTAACGAATGGAAAAACCCTCAAATTATTCAGCGCCCTGAATATCCATGGGAGTTTACACAAATTGGAAATTGCGGATCCCCTTTGTGGACAACCGAAGGGTGGCTTGTAATTACTCATGGTGTCGGAGCGATGAGACGCTACTGTGTAGGAGCATCATTGTTTGATTTGGATGATCCCTCCAAAGAAATTGGAAGACTAACTGAGCCATTGCTTAGTCCTTTGGAAGATGAACGTGAGGGATATGTGCCCAATGTAGTATATTCCTGTGGTTCAATAATTCATAATAACTGTCTTATTTTGCCTTATGCTGTATCCGATTATTCATCGACTTATGCGGTAATTGATTTGGCTGAATTGCTGGAAGCATTGAAAGACAGTAAAAAATAG